The genome window GCCGGGGAACTGGAATTCGCCAAACGCGGAAGCGCAATCACTGTCGGTCGGCAATGCGTCCGGGTTGACGATGCAAGTGGCTGAAGAGCATGCAGGTCCGAGCTTGTGGATCAGTATCCCCGGTGAACCATCGGGCCAACAAGCGGTTTTTGTTCTCTTGCCTGAACATGTTACGGTCCGCAGACACGGCACAGATCAGGCTGAGCACCTGTACCTGTGGCGGCCGGGCAAAGCTGGTCAGCGCTTTAACTGGACGCGTATTGGGAACGCTTTACAGTGGGAGACGGAGTTCGCGTCCGGTATACATTTTCTGGCGCGAGTTTCCCTGGAACCCGATGGCGTTCTTTACCACTACGAGTTTATTAACCGGTCGGACGTAGATTTCGATTCCGTTCAGGCGGTCACTGACCCGCGAATGGTCTCACCTCTGTTCCACGACGTCCGGCTCGAACGAACTTATATCCACACTCCCAACGGCTTCGTTTTACTGGCCTCCGAAATGCCCGAACGTTTAACGATGCCACTCGACACCTGGCTGCCTAATCGGTATCGCGCTTCATTCGCGTGGCCCGTTCCAAGCGATCGTGTGCAGAGGCAGGCCGATGGCGTCACGTTCTTTAACGCTTCTACGAAGGCCGATCTGCCAGTCCTTGTCACTTCATCGGTGGACCACCGTTGGTTTATGGCTACGTTCTCTCGCAACCCAGGCAACTTATGGACGAATCCTGAGCTTACTTGCCAGCACGCCGACCCGGAAATCCCCCTCTTGCGCAAGAGTCAAGGGGTAGTCGAGGAGAAGATGTTGCTTTTTCAGGGAGTACTGGATGACGTTATCAGCAAGGTACGTCAACAGCGTGAAGGTTTAAAATTAGGTTCGTAGCCAGGTAAGTGCGCGGATGCAAGGGCTTGACTTCAGGCGGCTTGCTGCAGAAAGTTCTGAAAATCATCCCGCCAGGCGGGCGACTAAATTCCTTAACAAATTACCCTTAAGCTGCTGTGGATTTGGCTACATTAGATTCAGATTAAAGACCTTTTACCAAGTCGCGCTTTCCGTTAGACTTGCGTGCACACATGAGACAGTCAAGGCCAGCAGGATTTAACCGAATATTCATTTTTGCGCTCGGTCTTGGCTTGAGCCTCACGACGGCGGCCGCCGGACAGCAAGCAGGTTCTTCTAAACCAACGGAGAGCGGCCAGGCACCAGCTTCTTCGTCTACGCCGCCTTCATCTGACTCATCTTCCTCGACCGTCACTTCTGTAAAACAGAGGTCCGCATCAGCCGGAGTTGGCCGGCGCATTCCTGAGCACCGCGTCAGAGGAGGGCCGGGGCCGGCGGCGCTGCTGGGCCGTGTGCAGAGTACGGATGGGAGCCCGCTGGGTGGGGTCCAAGTGATCTTGACGCCTGCGAACGGGAAGAAAGTTGTTCGCCAGAGTGGGGGCGATGGAATCTTTCGCATACCTGGGGTCCCTCCGGGAAAATATCAGTTCAGCTTTCAACTGACGGGGTTCGATCCGCTGGTGCAAAACGAGGTCACGCTCAATGCGGGAGAAGTGCTGACGATTGAGGTCAAGCTGCACGCCACGGGTGTGGCGGCGAGCGCTGGTGGCATCCCGCAAAAACGTATTCCCACGGAACGCCCGATGCCTGAGAGCAACCTGGGAGCTGAGCAGGCCGAAGCTTCCGACTATCACGAGCTTTTCCGCCGGCCGGTAGAAGAAATGCAGGCACAACTTCAGCCGGAGAATATTCCTGACTACAAGGTCATGATTCCCGATCCGGACCGCTGGGACCCGAGCATGCCGGCGTGGCTCAGGTACGACCGCAGTGGAGAATTCCCCTACACGAGCAGCCACTGGTGGGACCCGTTCAACCAGAACCGGCTCAAGGGCGACAAGCCCATCTTTGGGCAGAACACGTTTTTTAATTTCACGGGAACGAGCACTACGGCAGTGGATGTGCGCAATCTTTTTGTTCCCAGCGGGGTCTCGGCGCAAAACGCGGGCAGCAGCAAGTTTTTCGGAAAAGGCGGACAGGTTTTTCTGGAAGAAACGGTGCGGCTCTCCTTCGATCTCTTTCATGGCGATACCAGCTTCAAGCCGGTCGACTGGCGCGTAAAAATCACGCCTGCCTTCAACATCAATCAGATATGGGCGAAAGAGCGCGGGATCGTCAACATTGATGTCCGCAAGGGCAGCAACCGCACCGATGGACACGTAGGGCTGCAGGAAGCGTTTGTTGAGAAAAAAATCGCCGACCTCGGGCCCAATTACGATTTTATTTCTGTGCGGGCCGGCATTCAGCAGTTCACCAGCGACTTCCGCGGATTGCTGTTCTCGCAGGAGCAACCCGGGGTTCGCGTCTTCGGGAACCTGCGATCGAACCGGTTTCAATACAACGCCGCCTATTTCTTCTTCCTGGAAAAAAACACCAACAGCGGATTGAACACCTTCGAGAACCGCCATCAGCAGGTGTTCCTGGGGAACTTTTATATACAGGATTTCTTCGCGAAGGGTTACACCACGCAGTTCAGCTATCACTACAACAAAGACGACGCCAGCGTGCATTTTGATGACAACGGGTTCCTGGTGCGTCCGGCGCCGATTGGCAGCGTGCGGCCGCATAACATTCGCGCCTACTACATCGGATGGACGGGCAATGGGCACATCAAAAAAATAAATATCAGCCACGCTTTTTACCAGGCGCTGGGCCATGATGACCTGAATCCGATTGCCGGGCGGCGGACGGACATTAATGCGCAGATGGGGGCGCTTGAGCTTTCCGTAGATAAAGACTGGGTGCGCTTCCGCGCCTCGGCATTTTTTGCTTCGGGTGACGACAAGCCGCGAGACAGCGAGGCACGCGGATTTGACGCTATCAGCGAAGCGCAGACGTTTGCCGGGGGCATCTTCAGCTTCTTTAATCGTGAAGGGATCCGCCTTACTGGAACGGGCGTTGGTCTGGTTGCGCCCGACAGCTTTTTGCCGAACCTGCGTTCGAGCAAAGAAGAGGGACAGGCGAACTTTGTTAATCCGGGACTGGTGCTGGGGAATGTGGGCGCCGACTTCAATATCACCCCGAAAATCCGTGCGGTGACGAATGTGAACTACATGCGCTTTCATCACACCGATCCGCTGGAGCTGTTGCTGTTCCAACCGCACATCAACCAAAATATCGGATTGGATTACAGCGTAGGCGTAACTTACCGGCCGCCGCTCTCGGAAAACATGGTGATTACGGGCGGCGTGGCTGCACTTACTCCGTTTACTGGTCTGCGGGAAATTTATACCGGCAAGACCTTGGTTTCAGCATTCACAACAGTCCGTTTTCAGTTTTGAGGCGCGCACTAAAGATGACGAGCCATTTGAAAAACAGAAACTTTCGGCCGTGGATTCTAATACCAGTGGCCAGCATTTTTTGTTTGCTGCTTTTTTCTGTTTTTTCAGTCGGGAGGGCGTCCGCCCCGGTGGAATCCGTGAAACCTAAAGAGGCTGTGCCGCCGCCTCCGCGGCCAGCGCCTCCGGTATTGGCCGGGCAATCCCAAGAGGAGGTGGACGCAAAAACCGCTGGCTGCATCTCGTGCCACACCGCTACTGAAAGCGCCAGCATGCATCCCACGGACACAGTGCATCTGGGATGCACCGACTGCCACGGCGGCAAGGCCGAGGTAACGCTTCCGCCTGGGACTGCAGCAGGCTCTAGCGTGTATGAAGAGCTTAGGCAAAAAGCGCATGTGGCGCCGCGCTGGGCGGTGGATGCGCGGTCTTCGGCCAATCCGGTGCGGGCGTACACGAAGTGGCTGCAGGAAAGCGCGGAGTACATTCAATTCGTCAACCCGGGAGACCTTCGCGTCGCCGATCGAACCTGCGGCACCGCTGGTTGCCACGTACCTGAAGTACGGCGCGTGCGCACCAGCATGATGACGCACGGCGCCATGCTGTGGGCAGCCGCGCTTTATAACAACGGGTCTTTCCCACTGAAGAACGCGCACTTTGGGCAGAGCTATAGCCCGGAGGGGGTTCCGCAGAAACTGCAGACATGGCCTCCGCCGACTGATGAAGAGACGCGCAAGAAAGGAATCCTGCCTTACTTGCAGCCGCTGGAGCGCTGGGAGATTTCACAGCCCGGCAACGTGTTGCGCGTCTTCGAACGCGGCGGAGAGAAGCGGGCGGAGCTGGGCAATCCTGAAACAGAAGAAGAATCTGGACGCCCGGATGCTAAGTTGAGCAACCGTGGCTTTGGGACGCTGCTGCGCACCGATCCGGTCTTTCTGGGATTGCAGAAGACGCGGCTCTTCGATCCGCTGCTCTCTTTCCCTGGAACCAACGACCATCCGGGAGACTATCGCGGCAGCGGTTGCACCGGTTGCCACGTGATTTATGCCAACGACCGCGACCCGGTGCATTCGGGCACCTACGGGGAGTTTGGCAATGAGGGCCACAGCGCCACGGTTGATCCTACGATTCCCAAAAACGAACCGGGACATCCCATCCATCACGTCTTCACCAAGAGCATTCCCTCGAGCCAGTGCATGGTGTGCCATATACATCCGGGGACGAACATGGTGGCCAGCTATTTTGGCTACACATGGTGGGACAACGAAGTGGACGGCGAAAAGATGTATCCCGCCAAGCAGCACAACCCGAGCCAGGAAGAATATCGCGAAGTGCACATGAGCAATCCTGAGGGCTCGGCGGCGAAAGGGTTGTGGTCAGACGCGGAGTTCCTGAAAAAAGTAGGATCACCGGAATTTAACAGCCAGCTCAAGAACACGCAGTTTGGCGACTTTCACAGCCACGGTTGGATATTTCGCGCCGTCTTCAAGCAGGACCGAAAAGGGAACCTGCTGGATGAAAGCGGAGAGATCATCTCGCCCGATGATGCGGAGAAGTTCAAGAAAGCCGTGCAGTTGAAGGATATCCACCTGGAAAAAGGCATGCACTGCGTGGATTGCCACTTCTACCAGGACGCACACGGCAACGGCAAGCTCTACGGAGAGACACGGAATGCCATCGAGATTTCATGCGTGGATTGTCATGGAAGCATCCAGAGCTATGCCGCGCTGGCGACTAGTGGCCCAGCCGCTCCCAATGGCGGCGGCACGAATATGCTAGGCATGCGAACGCCGTGGAAGGAATTACGCTTCTACTGGAAAGACGGAAAGCTGTTCCAGCGTTCATCGGTCGAGCAGGGACGCGAGTGGGAGATCGTGCAGGTCAAGGACACGATCACTCCCGGCAATGAGCATTACAGCGAAAAGTCACGGCTGGCGAAAACCATTCAGAAAGACGGTACCACATGGGGCGGCGTTCCTGATCCCGATCACCTTCTTCACCTGGCGCACTCCGACAGCCGCATGACCTGCTTCAGTTGCCACAGCTCATGGACCACAACCTGCTTTGGCTGCCACCTGCCCATGACCGCCAACCAGCGCATGCCTATGCTGCAGAACGAAGGCACCATGACGCGCAACTGGACGGAATATGATTTTCAAGTCCTGCGCAACGACATGTACATGCTGGGCATTGACGGCACAGTGACTGGAAATAAAGTTGCGCCGATCCGCTCCGCGTGTGCCGTGGTTGTGAGTTCGCAAAACCAGAACCGCGACTGGTTGTATTACGGGCAGCAAACAGTTTCAGCCGAAGGGTTCAGCGGGACGGCATTCAGTCCTTATGTGCCACACACGGTGCGGGCCAAAGAGACCAAGACTTGCACTGATTGCCATGTTTCCAGCGCCAACAACAACAATGCCTGGATGGCGCAGTTGCTGTTGCAGGGCACCAACTTTCTGAACTACCTGGGGCGCTTTGCTTACGTGGCCACAGGAGACAAGGGATTTGCCGCAGTCGCATTTGCCGAGCGCAAGGAACCCGAAGCAGTGATTGGCAGCGACCTGCACAAGATTGCATATCCGGACAACTACCGCCTGCATCAGCAGGAAAAACTGGAGCTGAAAGAAGCTTACGAGCACAGCGGAAAGGAAGTATTGGACATACAGTTGCGCGGAGAGTATCTCTATGCCGCCATGGGCAAGGGCGGGCTGCGCATCTATGACGTAGCCAACATCGAGAACAAAGATTTTTCTGAGCGCATGGTGACGGCGCCGGTCTCTCCCCTGGGACAGCGTTTGTATGTACCGACGCGCTACGCGATGGCGGTAGCCGCGCCCAGTACTACCGCGCTTGATCCCGCGCGCAAGCATTTCCCGGAAAACGAAGAGCAGGCAATTCATCCTATCTATGCATTCCTGTACGTTGCCGACAAATACGAAGGGCTGGTCATCGTTGGCGATGCCTCGCCAAAGAGCAGAACTCCCGGCGTCTCGACGCTGCTCGATGGAGAGCCGCGCAACAACTTCTTAAAGCGCGCGCTGGCGTTCAACCCCGAGGGGCAGCTCAACGGGGCACGGCGCATTGCCATCGCCGGAGTTTACGCTTACATCCTTTGCGATGCCGGCCTCGTGGTCGTAAGCCTGGAGAACCCGCTGCAACCCAGGATCGTTGCCAAGATCGGCGCGCCGGAGTTGAACGATGCGCGTGGTATCGCCATACAGTTCCGTTATGGGTTTGTGGTTGATCGTGACGGACTGAAAGTTTTGGACGTCACCCATCTTGACCAGCCGCACCTCGTTCCCGCGGCAACGCTGGCTCTGACGGAAGCGAGAAATATTTCCGTATCGCGAACCTATGCCTACGTTGCCGCTGGAAAACAGGGTATGGCAATCGTTGATGTCGAAAAACCGGAGCATCCGGTGCTGGAACAAACTTTCAACGCGAATGGCGAGTTGCAGGACACCAACGACATCAAAATCGGCATGGTCAGCTCAAGCCAGTTTGCGCTGGTGGCAGACGGGCGGGCGGGATTTAAAGTTGTGCAGCTTTTTTCGCCGCAAACAGCGGCGAACTTCTATGGATTTAGTCCGCGGCCTGCGCCCAAGTTGATTGCCGTGTTTCACACCCACGGACCGGCGCTGGCAGTCTCACGCGGCGTTGACCGCGACCGGGCAGTAGACGAAAGCGGAAACCAGCTTTCAGTGTTTGGAAGGCGCGGCTCAAGACCGTTCAACCTGGAAGAGATGCAGCGGCTGTTTTTACGCAATGGAGAGCTGTATACGGTGAGTGATGATCCGCCGGGCCAGCCGGTGGAGCCTGTTAAGCCAGCGGTGGCGGAGAGAGTTCCTTCGAATTCAAATTGATGTGGTTTTTGATGAAGATAAATCAGCGTTGGGAAGATTTGGCGGAGACGTGGGTCGGAGGATGCTTTTCCCCGGGAAAATATCAAGACGTAGAGTGAACCGAGAAAATTCCCTGAAGCTGCATGAACGATACACATCCTCGGGGTCCTTCGACTCCGCCCTCGCTCCTGCGTCGCTCGGACTCCGCTCAGGATGACAGATTGATTAAGGTCATCCGCAAATTAGAAAACGTTGCTTATTTCCCGCCTGAAGGCTCGTCGGTATGGGTTGGTTCGGGCGGCGACTCTCCGGTTATCTCCTGGATCGTGTATGTGCTGTGGAAGTTTCCGCGCTGCTTCCAATCGTGGTACTGGTGGCACAGGAAACATGAGTTCTCTGCTTCTCCTACTTTTGCCGGGTCGCCGTTGTGGCAGCTTTGGCAGGTCTTGATGCTGGGCATCAGCACGTCAGAGCCCTTTTGGCTGGCCGTCGCGAACGCGTGGCAGGATTCGCATGACACGGCGCCGTGAGCCTGATGGCTGAAGATGGCATTGGGCATCCAGCGGTAGGTCAGGGCCGACGGTTTCACAGTGGGAAGCGCTGGCGAATTTGCCGCAGCCGGTTGAGCGGAAAAATCGAGCTGATGGCAGTGCTTGCAGGTGCTCAGCCAGAGCAACTGCTCGGACTGGCCGACGCGCTGCGACACCCACTCATCGCCGTTCTTTGGCGGCGGGAGCTGGGTGATCTCAGGGACCTTACGCGTGGGCAGCCAGGCATCGTGGATGGCGTCGGGATTTTTACTGATGTAATCCTGAAATTTCTGCAACAGGAAAGCGTGCACGATTTCCGGCTTCTGGTGCGGGACGGATTCGGCGAAGTGCTCATCGAATTGCAGCTTGTGACACGACGCGCAATTTTTTTCGTAGCTGGTGGGCGGCATCAGCTCGTATCCGGCATCGGGGTGCATGACCTCGCCGGGACCAGATGCCGTAGCGGCCGCGAGTTGCAGGTGTGGATCGGCATACTTCCAGGGGCCACCCGCTTCGGCCGCGAGGCGATGGCAGTCGCTGCACTCCAGCTTCACGCGACCGGATGGTCCCATAATGGAGTCGCCCATGTGGGCAGCGTGGTTGAAGGCGATGGTGGATGGATTCTTAAATCCATCGCGCAGCGGAACAAATTCGGGGTGGTTACGGTTGAATCCGCGAATATCTGTCACAAAACGCGAATGACCATCCTTGGTCCCAAGATCAGCGTGGCACTGCACGCACTGCCGGTCCTGCACGCGAACCAGCCGCATCAAGCCCTGGTGCTCCACGTGGCAGGAAGCGCAGGAAGGAGTAAAGAGCTGGTTGGCGTGGTGCGCCGGCGCCTGGTGACAGGTGAGGCAAGCTTCGTCGCTGACGGTCTTCCTGAAACCCGCAGTCTTGACACCATTGACGATGCTCGCATGGCACAAACTGCAACGGTCGGCAAAAAACGAATGTGCGTGGGAGAGAGGACCTTTGCTATAGATGGCCTGCTTCTTCCGGGCGTAGCCAAAACCGAGCCAGACTAGAGCGACCGCCACAACGGCGATGCAGAGAACCAGACGCCAAAGCTTGAAGCCGCCGAAATACTTGAAGTAGTTCAGGTCGTGGCGTGTGCCCAGCGTTTTGGCAGTTCGGATTCTTCCCACGTTTTTCCTCTAGCTGTAGCGCAAGGCCATGACGGCGTGGATTGCGCCCAGAATGATCAATAAGAATGACAAGGGAACATGCACCAGCAGCCAGCTATACAGAATGCGATGCAGGCGCGACTGGCGGTCGAGGTCGCGCTTTTCTTCGCAAACATTTTCCAGGTCGTCAATCACGGGCTTGACGGACTCCGGCGTGAGCGTGCGCAACTGGATAAACAAGGCCTTCGAGGTCCGGCGATCGTTCAATCCATGGCGGTAAGCGCCCGGTTGAGCGAGATAAGGCCTGATGGTCTCCACGTACGATTGCTGCAACTGCATAGCGGCCTTCACGTCGACCCGCACCAGCGTGGTCGTCGTAGTATGTATGCCGGTCTGGCCAACGGCGGGCACCTGCAGGCCGTATTCATTTTTCTTTTCGGTGAGAGAGCTGAACAACTCATCGGCCTCCTGCAAGAGCTGCTTCTGCACGCGAGGAATCTGGTTATAAATCGTTTCCATGGGCACGCGATCGGTCATCATGCGCGGCATGTAATGCTGCAGCGCCACGCCCAGCAGGCCCGTGACTATGACCAAAGTAAAAACCCACATCATGCCGCGGGTAAAGCCGCTCGACCCGAAGCTGAAGGTGGCGTGGAAGAGAATCAGCGGATAACTCAGAAGACCGAGCCAGAGATGGCCGCGCATCCAGGTCTGGGCACGTCCGACGCGCCAGATGGGGAATTTTTTGCGCAGGCTGAGCAGGGCGGCGTAAATCATCAAGCCGTATCCCGCGCTGCCAAACACAAGACCGGGAATGCTGCCGCCCGAGAGCGGACCGCGGGAGAAGAAGGCATACAACGAATAGGTCAGGGCAGCGAACAAAAACAGGAATACCGTCCAGATGGCCCAAACGCGTTGTGTGCGATCAATGTGCAAGTCTTGTTCTCCCCTTCATGACATCTATTTCTTGAACATTTCGCTGAAGAATTGTGCGGGGTTGACGCGGTGGGCGGCGTCGTGCGGACAGGCGTAGACGCAACTTGGTTCCGGATAATCATTACAAAGGTTGCAACTGGTCGCCTTGCGCACTATCCTCGCCTTCGCCTTCTTGGCGGTCTCCTGGCCTTCGGCGAGGAGAGCGATCTCTTCGCTGACCGGGCCCTCGGCGCTGAACTCATGCAGATTAATATTGCCGTAAGGACAATTCTTGGCGCACAGGCCGCAACCGATGCACCAATCTTCAATGATCACTTCCAGCGAATTTTGCCGGCGAATCGCGCCCACCGGACAGCCCACCATGCACAGCGGATCGCGGCACTGGCGGCACGAGGTGGCAATCAGGTAGCGGTCGAGGCGCAGGCCATCGCGAATCAGGCGGGTGATTCCGTCATGCGCATCGGCGCAGGCTGTCACGCATTGATCGCAGCGCGTGCAGCGGTCGAGATCAAGCACCAGCAGGTTTTGCGCTTCCATGAGACCCTGGCGCAGGAATTCATCCACGGGAACATTGCTGACCTGGGCAAAGTGCGTCTGGTTCTCGCGCAGGCGCTGGGCGCTGATGGCTTCGAGCTGGGCACGAATATCGGGGAAGAGCCGCATCATTTCCTTGAAATCTACGGCGGCGATGCGGACCACTTCCACGTGATCAAGGGCGGAGCATGTAGCACTGCGCTTGCCTGCGCCCAGCAGCCCGATTTCACCGAAGTAATTTCCCTTGGAAAGATAGGCGAGCACGAGCTCACCCCCGGGATATTTCTCGCTGACCTTCACAAAACCTATGCGGACAAGATAAAAGGCATCGGCCAGGTCGCCTTGCCTGAAGATGACATCGCCAGGGGCGTAGCGCACCAACTCCACCTTCGAGCGCAAATCATCAATGAACTCGGGCGTCAGCGAAGCAAAAATGGGAACGCTGCGCAGGTGGGTCTCAAGCGCCCGCAGGCGGTATTCGATCTCGAGCTTGGAGCGGAAGGTCTTGTTCTTCTGCAGCACGTCGAGCACGTTGCGCAGCATCTCGAGCACAACACAATCGGTGGCGGCGCGCGCGGTGGCGGAACGCGGATAAAAACTCATACACGTCATTTCGCCGAACAGGTCGCCGGGACCGAGCTTGGCCACAGGGTTGTCGTAAGAAAGTTCCACCGGAGCATCAATCGAAATATGGGTGCGGTTGAAATGTTCATCCTTGCGTGGCTTTTCCCGCCGGCCCACGAGCTTGCTGGTCAAAATGTTGAACAGCGCGGTCGGACCTCGCTCCGTGTTGACGTGGGCGCGAGGGCTGGAGATGAAAATATCAATCTCCCCCTCCAGGATGTAAAACGCCGTGGAACCATAGTCGCCTTCGCGGAAGAGAATCTCTCCCTTGTTGACGGCGCGCACCACCACGGAGCCGCGATTCAATTCGAGGAAGGTTCCGGAGACGCCCTGAAAGACGGGAAGGCGCATCAGATCTTCGGTCTCGCAGGAGAGCCCGGTCTCGAGCTTCTGGCCGACGGTGACCTTGTTGGTCAGCGCGCCGGTTGGGCAGGAAACCATGCACTCGCCGCAAGAGACGCAGCTTGAGCCGCCCATGGGATTATCCATGTCAAAGGAGATGCCGGCGTCATAGCCTTTGCCCTGGCGGGCGATCACAAAATTTTTGCGCAAATCGGCACAGGCCCGTATGCAGCGGTCGCAGAGAATGCAGGCAGCATGATCCACCAGGATGGTAAGCGAAGAGTCGTCTTGCCCGCGCGTGACTTCGCGGCGGGGATAGCGCGTCTCGGTGGCGCCGTACTGGCCAGCCATTTTTTCCAATTCGCAGTCGCCGGTGTGCCGCTGGCGGACGCAGGGCGTAGGATGATCGGCCATCATCAGCTCAAGCAAGGTCTTGCGCGCCGCGCGTACCTCTTCGGTATTGGTTTTGACCACCATGCCGGGATCAACCTGCCGGATACAAGCAGCGGTGTAAGCGCGGGCACCGACATCCACCACGCACATGCGGCATACGCCTACGGGCGCTTCATTCTGCTGATGGCAGAGCACGGGAATCTCAATGCCGTGTACGCGAGCGGCATCGAAGACGGTGGTCCCGGCGGGAACGGTAATGGCTTGCTCATCAATCGTGAGCTGAACCATCGAACCGGTAGACGTAGGCGCGGCGTGATGGCTCATGCTTTCTCTCCCTTGAAGCAAACGCCGGCTGGACAATAGCGGTTGAAAAGATGCTCTTCCACTTCCGGGCGAAAGTGTTTTAAGACAGATTGGATGGGCACGGGCAAGATCTGGCCCAATCCACAAATGGAGGCTTGCTTGAGAGCGTGCGAGAGTTCATCCACCAGCGGCAGGTCGGTGCGCTTATAGCTTCCATGAGTCCAGCCCTGGAGAATTTCCACCAGCTTTTGCGATCCGATGCGGCACGGCACACACTTTCCGCAAGATTCGTTGCGATAAAAACGCACGGCGTTAAGCGCCATATCCAGCATGCAGGTGCCCTCGGCACAGGCCACGATTGCCCCGGAACCCACCATGGAGCCGACTTTGCTCATGGTTTGCCAATCCAAAGGAAGGTCAGCCATTTCGGCAGGCAGATATCCGGAAGAAGGCCCGGAAGGAGCAAAGCCGATTAACTTGCGTCCATCGGGCGGGCCGCCGCCGAATTCATAAATCAGCTCGGAGTACTTGGTTCCCATGGGAACTTCGTAGATGCCGGGCTTCTGCACGTCGCCCGAGACGCCGACGAATTTCAATCCGGTAAATCCGTTGGCGCCGTGAGAGTTGAACCACTCAGGGCCCTTTGCGGCAATGGCCGTGGCAAAGGCCAGAGTTTCAACGTTGTTGATGACCGTGGGTTTTCCCCACAAACCTATGCTGGCCATGAACGGAGGCTTATTGCGCGGTTCGGCGCGCTTGCCTTCAATGGCTTCGAGTAAGGCGGTCTCTTCACCGCAAATGTATCCTCCGGGGCTGACGA of Terriglobales bacterium contains these proteins:
- a CDS encoding cytochrome c3 family protein, whose translation is MGRIRTAKTLGTRHDLNYFKYFGGFKLWRLVLCIAVVAVALVWLGFGYARKKQAIYSKGPLSHAHSFFADRCSLCHASIVNGVKTAGFRKTVSDEACLTCHQAPAHHANQLFTPSCASCHVEHQGLMRLVRVQDRQCVQCHADLGTKDGHSRFVTDIRGFNRNHPEFVPLRDGFKNPSTIAFNHAAHMGDSIMGPSGRVKLECSDCHRLAAEAGGPWKYADPHLQLAAATASGPGEVMHPDAGYELMPPTSYEKNCASCHKLQFDEHFAESVPHQKPEIVHAFLLQKFQDYISKNPDAIHDAWLPTRKVPEITQLPPPKNGDEWVSQRVGQSEQLLWLSTCKHCHQLDFSAQPAAANSPALPTVKPSALTYRWMPNAIFSHQAHGAVSCESCHAFATASQKGSDVLMPSIKTCQSCHNGDPAKVGEAENSCFLCHQYHDWKQRGNFHSTYTIQEITGESPPEPTHTDEPSGGK
- a CDS encoding carboxypeptidase-like regulatory domain-containing protein; this encodes MRQSRPAGFNRIFIFALGLGLSLTTAAAGQQAGSSKPTESGQAPASSSTPPSSDSSSSTVTSVKQRSASAGVGRRIPEHRVRGGPGPAALLGRVQSTDGSPLGGVQVILTPANGKKVVRQSGGDGIFRIPGVPPGKYQFSFQLTGFDPLVQNEVTLNAGEVLTIEVKLHATGVAASAGGIPQKRIPTERPMPESNLGAEQAEASDYHELFRRPVEEMQAQLQPENIPDYKVMIPDPDRWDPSMPAWLRYDRSGEFPYTSSHWWDPFNQNRLKGDKPIFGQNTFFNFTGTSTTAVDVRNLFVPSGVSAQNAGSSKFFGKGGQVFLEETVRLSFDLFHGDTSFKPVDWRVKITPAFNINQIWAKERGIVNIDVRKGSNRTDGHVGLQEAFVEKKIADLGPNYDFISVRAGIQQFTSDFRGLLFSQEQPGVRVFGNLRSNRFQYNAAYFFFLEKNTNSGLNTFENRHQQVFLGNFYIQDFFAKGYTTQFSYHYNKDDASVHFDDNGFLVRPAPIGSVRPHNIRAYYIGWTGNGHIKKINISHAFYQALGHDDLNPIAGRRTDINAQMGALELSVDKDWVRFRASAFFASGDDKPRDSEARGFDAISEAQTFAGGIFSFFNREGIRLTGTGVGLVAPDSFLPNLRSSKEEGQANFVNPGLVLGNVGADFNITPKIRAVTNVNYMRFHHTDPLELLLFQPHINQNIGLDYSVGVTYRPPLSENMVITGGVAALTPFTGLREIYTGKTLVSAFTTVRFQF
- a CDS encoding cyclic nucleotide-binding domain-containing protein; its protein translation is MSHHAAPTSTGSMVQLTIDEQAITVPAGTTVFDAARVHGIEIPVLCHQQNEAPVGVCRMCVVDVGARAYTAACIRQVDPGMVVKTNTEEVRAARKTLLELMMADHPTPCVRQRHTGDCELEKMAGQYGATETRYPRREVTRGQDDSSLTILVDHAACILCDRCIRACADLRKNFVIARQGKGYDAGISFDMDNPMGGSSCVSCGECMVSCPTGALTNKVTVGQKLETGLSCETEDLMRLPVFQGVSGTFLELNRGSVVVRAVNKGEILFREGDYGSTAFYILEGEIDIFISSPRAHVNTERGPTALFNILTSKLVGRREKPRKDEHFNRTHISIDAPVELSYDNPVAKLGPGDLFGEMTCMSFYPRSATARAATDCVVLEMLRNVLDVLQKNKTFRSKLEIEYRLRALETHLRSVPIFASLTPEFIDDLRSKVELVRYAPGDVIFRQGDLADAFYLVRIGFVKVSEKYPGGELVLAYLSKGNYFGEIGLLGAGKRSATCSALDHVEVVRIAAVDFKEMMRLFPDIRAQLEAISAQRLRENQTHFAQVSNVPVDEFLRQGLMEAQNLLVLDLDRCTRCDQCVTACADAHDGITRLIRDGLRLDRYLIATSCRQCRDPLCMVGCPVGAIRRQNSLEVIIEDWCIGCGLCAKNCPYGNINLHEFSAEGPVSEEIALLAEGQETAKKAKARIVRKATSCNLCNDYPEPSCVYACPHDAAHRVNPAQFFSEMFKK